A stretch of the Clostridium fungisolvens genome encodes the following:
- a CDS encoding glycoside hydrolase family 5 protein has translation MNEKFSSSRVKGFLRAEGKSIVNEDGEEIILAGWGLGNWLLQEGYMWKAKNTRFDRPHRIEAVIRELAGSKYSEEFWKKFRENYITKEDIRLMAEQGYNSVRIPFNWRIFMESEPGLVWKEEGFKLLDQCIDWCEEYKIYVFLDLHGAPGGQTGANIDDCIDDIPRLFIDKDSWDKGISLWKKLAERYKDRWIVGGYDLLNEPIRPGSQQVKNVDYLLPRLVKFYEEVIVAIRQIDTKHMLSIEGHHWSTDTSIFYKKYDDNMVIHFHRYACLPQIDSLKEFIEVSHRLNVPLWLGETGENIHQWYTALYPLCAELNIGYNLWPWKKMSCTNSPYSIEWPEGWDKIIGYIEGEAHPGYEKAAEILNVYLENIKVENCKYNSEVRSHVFRTPGCTVRATDFDELPGKGKSYSGLSKEGNMYKYRDNTGMKIIEETPVEQLERRFVFDCLWDRFILELKDDEFVTYSINDTSNDSSISFVYRCDEPVNMSIMQDSRELCTLDLGITKDKKTIEPISISEASESKIKIIVNKGRLYLDEINFI, from the coding sequence ATGAACGAAAAATTTAGCAGTAGCAGAGTAAAAGGTTTTTTGAGAGCAGAAGGCAAATCCATAGTAAATGAAGATGGAGAGGAAATCATACTAGCTGGATGGGGACTTGGAAATTGGCTTCTTCAAGAAGGATATATGTGGAAGGCTAAAAATACCAGGTTTGATAGACCACACCGTATAGAAGCGGTAATAAGAGAATTAGCTGGAAGTAAATATTCAGAAGAATTTTGGAAGAAGTTTAGGGAGAATTATATAACAAAAGAAGACATCAGACTTATGGCAGAACAAGGATACAATTCTGTAAGAATCCCTTTTAATTGGCGTATTTTTATGGAAAGTGAGCCAGGACTAGTATGGAAAGAAGAGGGTTTTAAACTTCTAGATCAATGTATAGATTGGTGTGAGGAATATAAGATTTATGTTTTCCTAGATTTGCATGGTGCTCCGGGTGGACAAACTGGTGCAAATATAGATGATTGTATTGATGATATACCTAGATTATTTATAGATAAAGACAGCTGGGATAAGGGAATTAGCTTATGGAAGAAGTTAGCTGAGCGATATAAGGATAGATGGATTGTTGGAGGTTATGATTTATTAAATGAGCCAATAAGACCAGGCTCTCAGCAGGTTAAGAATGTAGACTACTTATTGCCAAGATTGGTTAAGTTCTACGAGGAAGTAATTGTAGCCATTAGGCAAATAGATACAAAGCATATGCTATCTATTGAAGGTCATCATTGGTCCACTGATACAAGTATATTCTATAAAAAGTATGATGATAACATGGTTATACATTTCCATAGATATGCCTGCTTACCACAAATAGATTCCTTAAAGGAATTTATAGAAGTTTCTCATAGATTAAATGTTCCTTTATGGCTAGGTGAAACTGGTGAAAATATACATCAGTGGTACACAGCCTTATACCCATTATGCGCAGAATTAAATATCGGCTATAATCTGTGGCCTTGGAAAAAGATGAGTTGCACTAACTCTCCATATTCTATAGAATGGCCCGAGGGCTGGGATAAGATAATCGGATACATTGAGGGGGAAGCACATCCAGGCTACGAAAAAGCTGCTGAAATATTAAATGTCTATTTAGAAAATATAAAAGTTGAGAACTGCAAGTATAATTCTGAAGTTAGAAGTCATGTGTTTAGAACTCCAGGGTGTACAGTTCGTGCCACTGATTTTGATGAGCTTCCTGGAAAGGGAAAGTCATATAGCGGGCTAAGTAAAGAAGGAAATATGTATAAGTACAGAGATAACACAGGAATGAAAATAATAGAAGAAACACCAGTAGAACAGCTTGAAAGAAGATTTGTTTTTGACTGCCTGTGGGACAGATTTATATTAGAGCTAAAAGATGATGAATTTGTGACGTATTCAATAAATGATACCTCAAATGACAGCAGTATTTCATTTGTGTATCGCTGCGACGAGCCTGTAAATATGTCCATAATGCAGGATTCCAGAGAATTATGTACGCTAGATTTAGGCATAACTAAGGACAAGAAGACAATAGAACCAATTTCCATTTCAGAAGCTAGTGAGTCTAAAATTAAGATTATTGTAAATAAAGGTAGGTTGTATTTAGACGAAATTAATTTTATTTAA
- a CDS encoding methyl-accepting chemotaxis protein, whose amino-acid sequence MEENSMKNNGQEFMKDHLKKVNKVVTGIITLLSVALISLGIYLKTPALFATAGIIVVILVFSVLSIIKKKYEILVAYITIIIMSISTANSTTDANSVYLILLPISISALYLNSSIFVISTVLANLAVVGKLAFIGQLNTTGILQIVIVNFIALIIYFMTKWGKDLIKLAGVEAKKAGSSLEDLKVTMGVINTNTVSLGEDISSCFTNLQSVKEISETMVDTVNEVVTGVTGQATAINEISNMMNTADLKVLETQEISKQLGNISHKTSELVSKGSEKIIQMDKQMNIISTAVTESVATVTELQDNMDIINNFLSSIVQIAEQTNLLALNAAIEAARAGESGKGFAVVADEVRKLAEESADTVKQINEVINTINNKTKKVLESVQNGNEAAQIGETITKEVNESFEKIQKAFIEIDKNISTELKAIENTKVIFDKVSRESESMAAIAQEHSAATEEMLATIEENNSNVDNIFNLMNKINDSSENLRNTMKQE is encoded by the coding sequence ATGGAAGAAAATTCAATGAAAAACAACGGTCAAGAGTTTATGAAGGATCACTTAAAGAAAGTAAACAAGGTAGTAACAGGTATAATAACTTTACTATCTGTAGCTTTGATTTCTTTAGGGATATATCTAAAAACTCCAGCACTTTTCGCTACTGCAGGAATTATAGTAGTGATTTTAGTATTTTCTGTTTTATCAATTATTAAAAAGAAATATGAGATTTTAGTAGCGTACATAACAATCATTATTATGAGTATATCAACAGCTAACTCTACAACAGATGCAAATTCTGTATACTTAATTCTTTTGCCTATAAGTATTTCTGCTTTGTATCTAAATTCAAGTATATTTGTAATAAGCACTGTTTTAGCTAATTTAGCTGTAGTTGGAAAACTGGCATTTATAGGACAACTTAATACTACTGGAATACTACAAATAGTAATTGTTAATTTTATAGCTTTAATAATCTATTTCATGACTAAATGGGGAAAAGATCTAATTAAGTTAGCTGGTGTGGAAGCAAAGAAGGCAGGAAGTTCTTTAGAGGACTTAAAAGTTACTATGGGAGTGATAAACACTAATACAGTATCTTTAGGTGAAGATATATCAAGCTGCTTTACTAATCTACAATCTGTAAAAGAAATAAGTGAAACAATGGTTGACACAGTTAATGAAGTAGTTACTGGAGTGACAGGACAAGCTACAGCTATAAATGAAATAAGTAATATGATGAATACTGCGGATTTAAAGGTTTTAGAAACCCAAGAGATTTCAAAACAATTAGGAAATATTTCACATAAGACAAGCGAATTAGTATCTAAAGGTTCTGAAAAAATAATACAGATGGATAAGCAGATGAATATAATAAGTACTGCTGTAACTGAATCCGTTGCTACAGTAACTGAGTTGCAGGACAATATGGACATTATAAATAACTTTTTATCATCAATCGTACAAATTGCAGAACAAACAAACTTATTAGCATTAAATGCTGCAATAGAAGCAGCTAGAGCAGGAGAGTCAGGTAAGGGGTTTGCAGTAGTAGCAGATGAAGTAAGAAAGCTTGCAGAGGAAAGTGCTGATACTGTAAAGCAAATCAATGAAGTTATAAACACAATAAATAATAAGACTAAAAAGGTTTTAGAGTCAGTGCAAAATGGAAATGAAGCTGCGCAAATTGGAGAAACAATCACAAAAGAGGTAAATGAAAGCTTTGAAAAGATCCAGAAAGCATTTATAGAAATTGATAAAAACATATCAACAGAACTTAAAGCTATAGAAAACACTAAGGTAATATTTGATAAAGTAAGTAGAGAGTCTGAAAGCATGGCAGCTATCGCACAAGAGCATTCAGCAGCTACTGAAGAAATGCTTGCAACTATTGAAGAGAATAATTCAAATGTAGATAATATATTTAATTTAATGAATAAAATTAATGATTCAAGTGAGAACTTGAGAAATACAATGAAGCAAGAATAG
- a CDS encoding ABC transporter ATP-binding protein → MNLYSKYFKKYKAPFLTAVFCVALEAVCDLLGPTLMSNIVNTGIEQGSLSKVYYWGALMVLVTMIGACFAVTRNILASKVSQRMGADLRYDLFEKIVHFSELSADKLESGSLITRMTNDTSQITQFVNGIMRIFLKAPITCIGSIVLASLLNFRLSLIIYSVVAVVAILIIVSMQLSYPRFYKLQQAMDKVNSVVQEYLIGVRLVKAFGTYDKETEKFEIANTNLMKKGVSSQMIVTLTSPLITLTVGIGTVIVILMGSKMFVSKLANPGDIAAFTIYMAQILTSLIMITNIFNTFVRTKASTVRIKEVLNSEEDFNHSGEKKELNGDIEFKNVTFAYPSGSGVPAIKDLSFSVKDGQSLAIIGPTGSGKSTIAWLLLRFYDINSGSILINGNDIKRLDIASVRDNISIVPQKPMLFSGSVTDNIRWGNKEASDELIYESVEKAQANFIENMQNGYDSILGSAGVNISGGQKQRLSIARGILKDSSVIILDDATSALDAVTEAKVRENLNPEITKKTVITITQRCGTAMFADKILVMNNGVKVGFGTHAELMQNCEIYQDIYKTQIESSKEV, encoded by the coding sequence ATGAATTTATACAGCAAGTATTTTAAAAAGTACAAGGCTCCTTTTTTGACTGCTGTTTTTTGCGTTGCCCTTGAGGCTGTATGTGATTTGCTTGGTCCAACCCTTATGTCTAATATAGTTAATACGGGTATAGAGCAGGGTTCTCTTTCAAAGGTTTATTATTGGGGAGCACTTATGGTTTTAGTCACAATGATTGGTGCATGCTTTGCTGTAACTCGAAACATTTTGGCAAGTAAGGTATCACAACGTATGGGAGCAGATTTGAGATATGATTTATTCGAGAAGATTGTTCATTTCTCTGAATTAAGTGCAGATAAGCTTGAAAGTGGATCACTTATAACACGTATGACTAATGATACATCACAAATTACTCAATTTGTAAATGGAATCATGAGGATTTTTCTAAAAGCACCGATAACCTGTATTGGAAGTATTGTGCTTGCAAGTTTACTTAATTTTAGACTAAGTCTTATTATTTATAGTGTGGTTGCAGTGGTAGCTATACTTATTATAGTAAGTATGCAACTGAGCTACCCACGTTTTTATAAATTGCAACAAGCTATGGATAAAGTTAACTCAGTAGTTCAAGAATATCTTATTGGAGTACGTTTAGTTAAGGCTTTTGGAACTTATGACAAGGAAACAGAGAAATTTGAAATTGCAAACACAAACCTTATGAAAAAAGGTGTATCTTCACAGATGATTGTAACTTTAACTTCACCACTAATTACCCTTACTGTTGGAATTGGTACAGTGATTGTAATCTTAATGGGTAGTAAAATGTTTGTTTCAAAACTTGCTAATCCTGGAGATATCGCAGCTTTCACTATTTATATGGCTCAAATTCTCACATCTTTAATTATGATAACAAATATATTTAATACTTTTGTAAGAACGAAGGCATCTACTGTACGTATAAAAGAAGTGCTTAATAGCGAGGAAGATTTTAATCATAGTGGTGAAAAGAAAGAACTAAATGGGGACATAGAGTTTAAAAATGTTACCTTTGCCTATCCTAGTGGTAGTGGGGTGCCAGCTATAAAAGATTTATCTTTCTCAGTTAAAGATGGACAAAGTTTGGCTATAATTGGCCCAACTGGTAGTGGTAAGTCAACTATAGCTTGGTTACTTTTGAGATTCTATGATATAAATAGTGGATCCATATTAATTAATGGTAATGATATCAAGAGGTTAGATATTGCTTCTGTTAGAGACAATATTTCTATAGTTCCTCAGAAGCCAATGCTTTTCTCAGGTTCTGTAACTGACAATATTAGATGGGGAAATAAAGAGGCTAGTGATGAATTAATATATGAGTCTGTAGAGAAGGCACAAGCAAACTTTATTGAAAATATGCAAAATGGTTATGATAGTATTTTAGGAAGTGCTGGTGTTAATATTTCTGGTGGACAAAAGCAACGTCTTTCAATTGCTCGAGGAATACTTAAGGATTCTTCAGTAATTATATTAGATGATGCAACTAGTGCCTTAGATGCAGTAACTGAAGCGAAGGTCAGAGAAAATCTTAATCCTGAAATAACTAAAAAGACTGTAATTACTATTACTCAACGCTGCGGAACAGCAATGTTTGCAGATAAAATTTTGGTTATGAATAATGGGGTTAAAGTTGGATTTGGAACTCATGCTGAACTTATGCAGAATTGTGAGATATACCAGGATATTTATAAGACACAAATAGAAAGCAGCAAGGAGGTGTAG
- a CDS encoding ABC transporter ATP-binding protein: protein MAQQISRPEVKAPSIGGRPGGGGPNRFAPTAKPKNAKGTLSRIIKIYMRWAKTIFVAMVLTVFSSVISVAIPYFTGKTFNTFRISNRTVDTKTLVGFLWIIIALYITNCIISWINGVIMLKVSQRLVLVLRTEFFEKMQKLPLKFYDTRSHGDTMSRITNDVDNISSTIAQTTTQLISSVLTLAGSFVVMITLNVPLTFVVLLCIPLVIFLTRLIASRSRSYFLAQQRSLGSLNGVIEENILGLKMVKAFGKQQDVLEQFKEINEKLFESSSKAQTWAGYMMPLMNVINNFIFAIVAIVGGILSVGYGLAVGTVVSFLSYSKQFAQPLNSVAGMFNTIQSALAGAERVFEILDHEEETADIENAFEIVNPKGEVAFENVCFSYNKNTPILKDISFNVKAGETVALVGETGAGKTTIVNLLTRFYDADSGNILIDGESITNLKRDSLRNCFSVVLQDTCLFTGTIMDNIRYSQKDATDEQVIEAAKIAHAHDFIDKLPKGYQTMVSGATDNLSQGQRQLISIARAVLCDSPILILDEATSSVDTKTEKDIQRALTKLMKNRTSFLIAHRLSTIRDADHIMVIGGGTILERGDHRSLMEKKGRYYDMVISQMGKLPQLQEADK from the coding sequence ATGGCACAGCAAATTTCTAGACCAGAAGTAAAGGCTCCATCTATTGGGGGTAGACCAGGTGGTGGTGGGCCAAATAGATTTGCACCTACTGCAAAGCCTAAAAATGCAAAAGGTACCTTAAGTAGAATCATAAAAATATATATGAGGTGGGCTAAGACAATATTTGTAGCAATGGTACTTACTGTATTCTCATCAGTAATTTCAGTTGCTATACCATATTTTACAGGCAAAACCTTCAATACCTTCAGGATTTCTAATAGAACAGTAGATACAAAAACACTTGTAGGATTTTTATGGATAATTATTGCTTTGTATATAACCAATTGTATTATATCTTGGATTAATGGAGTTATAATGCTTAAGGTCTCGCAAAGATTAGTACTAGTATTACGTACAGAATTTTTTGAGAAGATGCAAAAACTTCCACTCAAATTTTATGATACACGTTCCCATGGTGATACAATGAGTAGAATTACAAACGATGTGGACAATATCAGTTCTACTATTGCTCAGACAACTACACAGCTAATTTCAAGTGTTTTAACTTTAGCAGGTTCCTTTGTAGTTATGATTACATTAAATGTTCCACTGACTTTTGTGGTTTTGTTATGTATTCCGCTGGTAATATTTTTAACTCGTTTAATTGCATCCAGAAGTCGCTCTTACTTTTTAGCTCAACAGAGAAGCCTTGGCTCACTTAATGGAGTTATTGAAGAAAATATACTTGGGTTAAAGATGGTAAAAGCCTTTGGGAAGCAACAAGACGTATTGGAACAGTTTAAAGAAATAAATGAAAAATTATTTGAAAGCAGCAGTAAAGCTCAAACCTGGGCTGGGTATATGATGCCTCTTATGAATGTTATCAACAACTTTATTTTTGCAATAGTAGCTATCGTGGGAGGAATATTGTCAGTAGGATATGGATTAGCTGTTGGTACTGTTGTTAGCTTTTTGAGTTATTCAAAACAATTCGCTCAGCCTCTTAACTCTGTTGCGGGTATGTTTAACACAATTCAATCAGCACTTGCAGGAGCTGAACGTGTTTTTGAGATTTTGGATCATGAAGAAGAAACTGCAGATATAGAAAATGCTTTTGAAATAGTAAATCCAAAAGGGGAAGTTGCTTTTGAAAATGTATGTTTTTCATACAACAAAAATACTCCTATTTTAAAAGATATTAGCTTTAATGTTAAAGCTGGAGAGACAGTGGCACTGGTTGGTGAAACTGGAGCAGGTAAAACTACAATTGTTAACCTTCTTACTCGCTTTTACGATGCAGATAGTGGAAATATCTTAATTGATGGTGAATCAATAACTAATTTAAAGAGAGATAGCCTGAGAAACTGTTTTTCTGTAGTACTTCAAGATACATGTTTATTTACTGGTACTATAATGGATAATATAAGATATTCACAAAAAGATGCAACGGATGAACAAGTTATAGAAGCAGCCAAAATAGCACATGCTCATGATTTTATTGATAAACTTCCAAAAGGCTATCAAACAATGGTGTCTGGCGCTACAGATAATCTAAGTCAAGGTCAAAGACAGCTTATCTCCATTGCAAGAGCAGTGTTATGTGACAGTCCTATTCTTATACTTGATGAAGCAACAAGCAGCGTTGACACAAAGACTGAAAAAGATATACAAAGAGCTTTAACAAAGCTTATGAAAAACCGTACTAGCTTTTTAATAGCCCATCGTCTATCTACTATTAGAGATGCAGATCATATTATGGTTATCGGTGGTGGAACTATACTTGAAAGAGGCGATCACAGAAGCCTAATGGAGAAAAAAGGACGATATTATGATATGGTTATTAGTCAGATGGGAAAATTGCCACAGTTACAGGAAGCTGATAAGTAA
- a CDS encoding alpha/beta hydrolase → MRGIIAKIADSYGLSGLHKEYSKTDQFYFNEEEFSLIDGDYNNFYIKPALPKIHFEEDRIEYGYSKGKLKFLSEIDNGRSNSDSIFYYNLCKDEPKNTSVILIHGWRSEELNRLENVFLNSFIEESYDAYSYILPFHMERCPNESLYSGEYFFSANVNRTLKSVQQSISDIRALIRYIKEKREGKVIVIGLSLGGMISNLLCEVEENIDLLISLFYANDLHFTAYETIVGKFVKEDFIKNGFDRERLKRNWSIINPSLKKPLIDKDKIFLVSGYYDKYIMNKDSDILWTSWDKPKRYVYKCGHSGIVLNKSKIRNDVLSFIHERDL, encoded by the coding sequence TTGAGGGGTATAATAGCAAAGATTGCAGATAGCTATGGATTAAGCGGTTTGCATAAAGAATACAGTAAAACAGATCAATTTTACTTTAATGAAGAAGAGTTTTCGTTAATTGATGGTGATTACAATAACTTTTATATTAAACCAGCTTTACCTAAAATTCATTTCGAAGAAGATAGAATTGAATACGGATATTCCAAAGGAAAATTAAAGTTTTTAAGTGAAATAGATAATGGAAGGAGTAATTCTGATTCTATCTTTTATTATAACTTGTGTAAAGATGAGCCTAAAAATACAAGTGTTATATTGATACATGGCTGGAGATCTGAAGAACTAAACAGGTTAGAAAATGTGTTTTTAAACAGTTTTATTGAGGAAAGCTATGATGCTTATAGCTATATATTACCTTTTCATATGGAAAGGTGTCCAAATGAGTCTCTATATAGTGGAGAATATTTTTTTAGTGCTAATGTAAATAGAACGCTTAAATCAGTACAGCAGTCAATTAGCGATATTAGAGCTTTAATAAGATACATAAAAGAAAAAAGAGAAGGTAAAGTCATTGTAATTGGTTTAAGCTTAGGTGGTATGATATCTAATCTACTCTGTGAAGTAGAAGAGAACATTGATCTATTAATTTCATTATTTTATGCCAATGACTTGCATTTTACAGCTTATGAAACTATAGTAGGGAAATTTGTTAAAGAAGATTTTATAAAAAATGGTTTCGATAGAGAGAGGTTGAAAAGAAATTGGAGTATTATCAATCCAAGTTTGAAGAAACCTTTGATTGATAAAGATAAAATATTTCTTGTTTCAGGTTATTATGATAAATACATAATGAATAAAGATAGTGATATATTATGGACTAGTTGGGATAAACCAAAGAGATATGTATACAAATGCGGTCATTCTGGGATTGTATTGAATAAAAGTAAAATCAGAAATGATGTATTAAGCTTTATACATGAAAGAGATCTATGA
- a CDS encoding glycoside hydrolase family 1 protein translates to MESKIKFPEGFLWGGATAANQFEGAYIEDGKGLSTQDIAPRGIMGPLTEEPTEDNMKLIGIDFYHRYKEDIKLFAEMGFKTFRLSIAWSRIFPNGDDKEPNEKGLQFYDNVFDELAKYGIEPLVTISHYETPLALAKNYNGWVNRKLIGFFENYVRTIFTRYKDKVKYWLTFNEINSALHAPYMSAGIWTPKEELSKQDLYQAMHHELVASALAVKVGHEINPEFKIGCMILGVPNYPLTSKPSDVLKAMEQDRENLFFADIHVRGEYPRYMNRIFKENNIEIKMEPGDKEILKNTVDFISFSYYMSSCATADPEKNKKGEGNILSGVPNPYLKASEWGWQIDPEGLRYILNQLYDRYQKPLFIVENGLGAVDELITDENGNKTVNDDYRINYLNDHLVQVAEAIEDGVELMGYTTWGCIDLVSASTAQLKKRYGFIYVDRHDDGSGTLERYKKKSFDWYKEVIATNGTSLKR, encoded by the coding sequence ATGGAAAGCAAAATTAAGTTCCCAGAAGGATTTTTATGGGGAGGAGCTACTGCTGCAAACCAATTTGAAGGCGCATACATTGAAGATGGTAAAGGTTTATCAACACAAGATATAGCACCAAGAGGAATTATGGGACCTCTTACTGAAGAACCTACAGAAGATAACATGAAGCTTATCGGTATTGACTTCTACCATAGATATAAAGAAGATATCAAGTTATTTGCTGAGATGGGCTTTAAGACTTTTAGATTATCAATTGCATGGTCAAGAATATTCCCAAATGGTGACGATAAAGAGCCTAATGAAAAAGGGCTTCAATTTTATGATAATGTTTTTGATGAATTAGCTAAGTATGGAATAGAGCCACTTGTTACGATATCTCATTACGAAACACCACTAGCACTTGCTAAGAATTATAATGGATGGGTTAATAGAAAGCTTATAGGCTTCTTCGAAAATTATGTAAGAACTATCTTCACAAGATATAAGGACAAGGTGAAGTATTGGCTGACTTTTAATGAAATAAACTCAGCGCTTCATGCACCTTACATGAGTGCTGGAATATGGACTCCAAAGGAAGAGTTAAGTAAGCAAGACTTATATCAAGCAATGCATCATGAGTTAGTTGCTAGTGCTTTAGCAGTAAAAGTTGGACATGAGATAAACCCAGAATTTAAGATAGGATGCATGATTCTTGGAGTTCCTAACTACCCATTGACTTCAAAGCCAAGTGATGTGCTTAAGGCTATGGAACAAGATAGAGAAAATCTTTTCTTTGCAGATATACATGTAAGAGGAGAATATCCAAGATACATGAACAGAATATTCAAGGAAAACAACATAGAGATTAAGATGGAACCAGGCGATAAAGAGATATTAAAGAATACAGTAGATTTTATTTCTTTCAGCTATTACATGAGTTCTTGTGCAACTGCAGATCCAGAAAAGAATAAAAAGGGAGAAGGAAATATCCTTTCAGGAGTTCCAAATCCATATTTAAAAGCTTCAGAATGGGGATGGCAGATAGATCCAGAAGGATTAAGATATATCTTAAATCAACTATATGATAGATATCAAAAGCCATTATTCATAGTTGAAAACGGCTTAGGTGCAGTGGATGAATTAATAACTGATGAAAATGGAAATAAGACTGTAAATGATGATTATAGAATCAATTACTTAAATGATCACTTAGTTCAAGTTGCAGAAGCCATTGAAGATGGTGTTGAGCTTATGGGATACACTACTTGGGGATGTATAGATTTAGTAAGTGCATCAACTGCTCAGCTTAAGAAGAGATACGGCTTCATATATGTAGATAGACATGATGATGGAAGTGGTACTCTAGAAAGATACAAGAAAAAGAGTTTCGATTGGTATAAGGAAGTTATAGCTACTAATGGAACAAGCTTGAAGAGATAG
- a CDS encoding Nramp family divalent metal transporter — protein sequence MNKEYFVKNLSSIEATRPRINNSLIILKKLRGVLKFFGPAFIVSVAYIDPGNFATNISGGSIFNYNLLWVILWSNLMAIFLQIMSAKLGIATGKNLTEMCRDVFSKKANWFFYIVSTLAAMATTMAEFIGGVLGLYLLFRIPLNYSVLLTAIITLLIAYLQKYGQRVVEIVITILVAIICVSYTIELFLAKPEWNQVAIHTLLPSIPNSQSLLIAVGMLGATVMPHVIYLHSELVQSRNSETLEEKKTHLKMEKIDVFVAMNIAFIVNAAMVIVSASVFYSRDITVDSIEQAHRSLEPLLGTLSSGAFGAALLASGFSSSSVGAMAGETIMDGFVDVKMPAIIRRIITMLPGILIILIGVNPMKALLMSQVCLSFVLPVTIICMLIITSRKDLMGAFVNKPIVKYLGWLIAVVIIVLNAVLIYSSLI from the coding sequence ATGAACAAAGAATACTTCGTAAAAAACCTTAGTAGTATTGAAGCTACAAGGCCTAGAATAAATAATTCCTTGATCATACTAAAAAAACTTAGAGGAGTCTTAAAGTTTTTTGGTCCTGCTTTTATTGTCAGTGTTGCATATATTGATCCAGGTAACTTTGCTACCAATATTAGTGGTGGATCGATCTTTAATTATAACCTTTTATGGGTTATTTTATGGAGTAACCTAATGGCAATATTTCTTCAAATCATGTCAGCAAAATTAGGTATTGCAACAGGTAAAAATCTAACAGAAATGTGTAGAGACGTGTTCTCTAAAAAAGCGAATTGGTTCTTTTATATAGTATCAACTCTTGCAGCAATGGCTACAACCATGGCTGAATTCATCGGTGGTGTGCTAGGCCTCTATCTACTGTTTAGAATACCACTAAACTATTCGGTACTATTGACAGCAATAATTACCTTACTGATAGCTTACCTCCAAAAATACGGTCAGCGAGTCGTTGAGATTGTAATAACAATACTTGTAGCTATTATTTGCGTTTCATACACCATTGAATTATTCCTTGCAAAGCCTGAGTGGAATCAAGTTGCAATCCATACTTTACTTCCTTCTATTCCAAATAGCCAATCACTTTTAATTGCAGTAGGCATGTTAGGAGCTACTGTCATGCCACATGTTATATATCTTCACTCCGAATTAGTTCAAAGCCGTAACAGTGAAACCCTTGAAGAAAAAAAGACTCATCTAAAAATGGAAAAGATTGATGTTTTCGTTGCAATGAACATTGCTTTTATCGTAAATGCAGCTATGGTTATAGTATCTGCTTCGGTTTTCTACAGTAGAGATATAACTGTTGATTCCATAGAGCAAGCTCATAGATCTTTAGAACCACTTTTAGGTACACTTTCAAGTGGTGCCTTTGGTGCAGCACTACTTGCTTCTGGTTTTTCATCATCTTCTGTAGGAGCAATGGCAGGTGAAACAATCATGGATGGCTTTGTGGACGTGAAAATGCCTGCAATCATACGTAGAATAATTACCATGCTTCCGGGTATACTTATAATCTTAATTGGAGTAAACCCTATGAAAGCATTATTAATGAGTCAGGTATGTCTAAGCTTTGTACTACCAGTTACAATCATCTGTATGCTAATAATCACTAGTAGAAAAGACTTAATGGGTGCCTTTGTTAATAAGCCTATTGTTAAATATCTAGGATGGCTAATAGCAGTAGTTATTATAGTGTTAAATGCTGTTTTAATATATTCTTCACTTATATGA
- the mntR gene encoding transcriptional regulator MntR: protein MDNNSFHTFSEYMKNEENLLTASMEDYLEMIYRLSIDKGFTRINELSEALNVHPPSATRMVQRLGELNLLLYEKYGVIILKDEGKKLGEFLLKRHKTIEAFLRVLGITEEKILKETEKVEHTLSDETTRCFEKYICFIKDNPDVISRFDDYKRSKL from the coding sequence TTGGACAATAACTCTTTTCATACCTTTAGTGAATATATGAAAAATGAAGAAAATTTGCTTACAGCCTCTATGGAAGATTATTTAGAAATGATATATAGATTATCCATTGATAAGGGGTTTACTAGAATAAATGAATTATCTGAAGCTCTCAATGTACATCCACCCTCTGCCACTAGAATGGTTCAGAGGTTAGGTGAATTGAATCTGTTGTTATATGAAAAGTATGGAGTAATAATACTGAAAGATGAAGGTAAGAAATTAGGAGAGTTTTTACTGAAAAGGCATAAAACCATAGAAGCCTTTTTAAGAGTACTTGGTATAACTGAAGAAAAAATATTGAAAGAAACAGAAAAAGTTGAACACACATTAAGTGATGAAACCACTAGGTGTTTTGAAAAATATATTTGTTTTATAAAAGACAATCCAGATGTGATTAGCAGATTCGATGACTATAAAAGGTCAAAGTTATAG